One region of Zingiber officinale cultivar Zhangliang chromosome 7B, Zo_v1.1, whole genome shotgun sequence genomic DNA includes:
- the LOC122006924 gene encoding abscisic stress-ripening protein 5-like: protein MSDEKHHHHHLFHHHKEEEQPAEEVYYSQQPVEEAVYSETTVIADDSASDEYEKYQKEEKQHKHKQHLGEAGAIAAGAFALYEKHEAKKDPEHAHRHKIEEEVAAAVAVGSGGFAFHEHHEKKEAKEDAEEASGKKHHHLF, encoded by the exons ATGAGCGACGAGaagcaccaccaccaccacctcttTCATCACCACAAGGAGGAAGAGCAGCCGGCCGAGGAAGTTTACTACTCGCAGCAGCCCGTCGAGGAAGCCGTCTACTCGGAGACCACCGTGATCGCCGACGACTCCGCATCCGACGAGTACGAGAAGTACCAGAAGGAGGAGAAGCAGCACAAGCACAAACAGCACCTCGGAGAGGCCGGCGCGATTGCCGCCGGCGCCTTCGCTTTG TATGAGAAGCATGAGGCGAAGAAGGACCCGGAGCACGCGCACAGGCACAAGATAGAGGAGGAAGTGGCGGCGGCGGTGGCGGTGGGCAGCGGGGGCTTCGCCTTCCACGAGCACCACGAGAAGAAGGAAGCCAAGGAGGACGCTGAGGAAGCGAGCGGGAAGAAGCACCACCATCTCTTCTGA